One segment of Polaribacter huanghezhanensis DNA contains the following:
- a CDS encoding DUF3078 domain-containing protein: MKKYLFGFLLLISTLSFSQEKKDSIPPAPPKWKVTGLFTFLFNQSTFTNWKAGGDNTIAGNIGVNYDFNYKSGKWNWDNRIITVYGLSNIQEAGVRKTNDRFEYNSLLGLKSNKYWFFSFFLNFKTQYTKGYDDRESPRLLVSDFFSPAYLSFGPGMLWKRSDDITINIAPATSRFTFVNDHFSGKYGVNPGENVKFALGFSLSGYLNFEVLENINMQNIIALYSNYLNKAQNVDVDYQAKFSTDINKYMTTNVIFHMLIDDNASSKIQLKQIFGLGLKYVFHKK; this comes from the coding sequence ACCTTTTCGGTTTTCTTTTACTAATATCTACACTTAGTTTTTCTCAAGAAAAGAAAGATAGTATTCCTCCTGCGCCTCCAAAATGGAAGGTAACCGGCTTGTTTACGTTTTTGTTTAATCAATCTACTTTTACCAACTGGAAAGCCGGTGGAGACAATACAATTGCTGGGAATATTGGTGTTAATTATGATTTTAATTACAAAAGCGGAAAATGGAACTGGGACAATAGAATAATTACAGTCTATGGTTTAAGTAATATTCAAGAAGCAGGTGTTCGTAAAACAAATGACCGTTTTGAATACAATTCTTTATTGGGTTTAAAATCTAATAAATATTGGTTTTTCTCTTTTTTCTTAAACTTTAAAACACAATACACAAAAGGGTACGACGATAGAGAATCACCAAGATTACTGGTTTCAGATTTTTTTTCTCCTGCATACTTGTCTTTTGGTCCAGGAATGTTATGGAAAAGATCTGATGATATTACAATAAACATTGCGCCTGCAACCTCTCGATTTACTTTTGTAAACGATCACTTTTCTGGGAAATATGGGGTAAACCCTGGAGAAAACGTAAAATTTGCATTAGGATTTAGTTTATCCGGCTATTTAAATTTTGAAGTGTTGGAAAACATTAACATGCAAAATATTATTGCGTTGTATTCTAATTACTTAAATAAAGCTCAAAATGTGGATGTTGATTACCAAGCAAAGTTTTCTACAGATATCAATAAGTACATGACCACTAATGTTATTTTTCATATGTTGATTGACGACAACGCTTCTAGCAAAATACAACTGAAACAAATATTTGGACTTGGATTAAAGTATGTTTTTCATAAAAAATAA
- a CDS encoding DUF3078 domain-containing protein, giving the protein MIKKICFALLVVAAIQTQAQDTTDQPISNWKKTGNISFLVNQSAFSNWISGGDNTVSGNLGINYDFNYSKENTTWDNKIMLAYGLNNVKGNGTRKTDDTFEFNSLYGKKATGNWSYSFFLNFKTQFTNGYDYSSVPKVKTSAFLAPGYFSFGPGMLWKKSDNFKINLAPITSKITMVSDEFSGSYGIDLGENTRYEFGFNGSLNYKTILMENITMENILNVYANYLDKPQNMDLDYQLNFVMQINKYVSTNLNFHAIVDDNATSKIQFKEVFGLGVNYIF; this is encoded by the coding sequence ATGATTAAAAAAATTTGCTTCGCACTATTAGTCGTTGCGGCAATTCAAACACAGGCTCAAGATACAACTGATCAACCAATTTCTAATTGGAAAAAAACAGGAAATATTTCTTTTTTGGTCAATCAATCTGCTTTTTCTAATTGGATTTCTGGTGGAGATAACACTGTTTCTGGTAATTTAGGAATCAATTATGACTTTAATTACTCGAAAGAAAACACCACTTGGGACAATAAAATAATGTTGGCTTACGGACTAAATAATGTCAAAGGGAACGGAACTAGAAAAACAGATGATACTTTTGAATTTAACTCGCTTTACGGGAAAAAAGCAACTGGAAATTGGTCGTATTCTTTCTTTTTAAATTTTAAAACGCAATTTACAAACGGTTATGATTATTCTAGTGTGCCAAAGGTAAAAACCTCGGCATTTTTAGCACCAGGGTATTTCAGTTTTGGTCCAGGTATGTTGTGGAAAAAATCAGATAATTTTAAAATAAACTTAGCGCCAATTACCTCTAAAATCACCATGGTTTCTGATGAATTTTCTGGAAGTTACGGAATAGATTTAGGGGAAAACACACGTTATGAGTTTGGTTTTAATGGTTCTCTAAATTACAAAACCATACTAATGGAAAACATTACGATGGAAAACATCTTAAATGTGTATGCTAATTATTTAGACAAACCACAAAATATGGATTTAGATTATCAATTAAACTTTGTAATGCAAATCAATAAATACGTATCTACCAACTTAAATTTTCATGCTATTGTTGATGACAATGCAACAAGTAAAATACAATTTAAAGAAGTGTTTGGCTTGGGAGTAAATTACATTTTCTAA
- the hflX gene encoding GTPase HflX, which produces MIDEREVTSEKAVLIGVITQFQDETQSEEYLDELEFLTLTAGGIAVKRFTQKLEKPHPKTFIGAGKLEEVAAYIESHNIGTAIFDDELSPAQIRNIEKVLDCKILDRTNLILDIFAQRAQTSSAKTQVELAQCEYLLPRLTRLWTHLDKQKGGIGMRGPGETEIETDRRIIRDKITILKKKLATIDKQMAVQRKNRGKMVRVALVGYTNVGKSTLMNVISKSDVFAENKLFATLDTTVRKVVVKNIPFLMTDTVGFIRKLPTQLVESFKSTLDEVREADLLLHVVDISHPNFEDHIASVNTILDEIKSADKPTLMVFNKIDAYAHETIDEDDLVTEKTKAHYTLEDWQKTWMNDLEITAVFLSAINKENIEEFKEKVYEEVKKIHIARFPYNNFLYDEYTEE; this is translated from the coding sequence ATGATAGACGAAAGAGAAGTAACTTCAGAAAAAGCCGTTTTAATTGGTGTTATCACACAATTTCAAGACGAAACGCAGTCTGAAGAATATTTAGATGAATTAGAGTTTTTAACCTTAACCGCGGGAGGAATTGCCGTAAAAAGATTTACACAAAAACTAGAAAAACCACATCCAAAAACCTTTATTGGAGCAGGTAAACTAGAAGAAGTTGCTGCATATATAGAATCACACAATATTGGTACTGCTATTTTTGATGACGAATTATCACCAGCACAAATTAGAAATATCGAAAAAGTATTGGATTGTAAGATTTTAGACAGAACCAATTTAATTCTCGATATTTTTGCCCAAAGAGCACAAACAAGTTCGGCAAAAACTCAAGTTGAATTGGCACAATGCGAATATTTATTACCAAGATTAACGCGCCTTTGGACCCACCTTGATAAACAAAAAGGGGGAATTGGAATGCGTGGTCCTGGAGAAACAGAAATTGAAACAGACAGACGTATTATTCGAGATAAAATTACCATTCTTAAAAAGAAACTTGCAACCATTGATAAGCAAATGGCTGTGCAACGAAAAAATCGTGGAAAAATGGTTCGAGTTGCTCTGGTTGGTTACACCAATGTTGGTAAATCAACATTAATGAATGTGATTAGTAAAAGTGATGTTTTTGCCGAAAACAAACTCTTTGCTACGTTAGATACAACGGTACGGAAAGTGGTGGTTAAAAACATTCCTTTTTTAATGACAGACACGGTTGGTTTTATTAGAAAATTACCAACACAATTGGTGGAATCTTTTAAATCTACTTTAGATGAAGTAAGAGAAGCCGATTTATTATTACATGTTGTAGATATTTCGCATCCAAATTTTGAAGATCATATTGCGTCTGTAAACACCATTTTAGATGAAATAAAAAGTGCCGATAAACCAACACTTATGGTTTTTAATAAAATCGATGCCTATGCTCACGAAACGATTGACGAAGATGATTTGGTTACAGAAAAAACCAAAGCACATTATACGCTAGAAGATTGGCAAAAAACATGGATGAACGATTTAGAAATAACAGCTGTATTTTTATCTGCCATCAATAAAGAAAACATCGAAGAGTTTAAAGAAAAGGTGTATGAAGAAGTAAAGAAAATTCATATTGCACGTTTTCCGTACAACAACTTTTTGTATGATGAATATACAGAAGAATAA